The proteins below come from a single Denticeps clupeoides chromosome 15, fDenClu1.1, whole genome shotgun sequence genomic window:
- the shank3b gene encoding SH3 and multiple ankyrin repeat domains protein 3 isoform X5 — MPLSPSADTKHESPDRPRQQHSPTNGNHGDDSIRASVGKKSASEPMEDLHGNAVVIRIGIPDLQQTKCLRLDLEAPVWVCKQRVLVTLTQSLTDVLNYGLYLPAFNGRAGKFLDEERLLREYPLPTITPVPYLEFRYKRRVYTQSHVDDKQLAKLHTKANLKKFMDCVQQKCIEKVARFLEKGLDPNFHDADTGESPLTLAAQLDSSADLIKVLRSGGAHLDFRTRDGITALHKAVQTRNHIALTTLLDLGASPDYKDSRGLTPLYHSAMVGGDPYCCELLLYDHAQLGYSDENGWQEIHQACRHGNVQHLEHLLFYGAEMSSQNASGNTALHLCALYNQDGCARVLLFRGANKEIKNYNNQTAFQVAIIAGNFDLAEIIKLHKASDVVPFRESPSYSSRRRGGGCVSPRRSLLRSASDNALDENLPAPSPAPSLRSLPPMDAEEVTGIQRTQQGTQTHTRSLRRHTRGHLSPGSPVQREPSPPAVPRGPKRRLYSAVPGRTFIAVSSHAPQGEGEITLNRGERVKVLSIGEGGFWEGSVKGRTGWFPAHCVEEVQLRQYDPRLETREDRTKRLFRHYTVGSYDNYTSYSDYVIEEKSATLQKRDNEGFGFVLRGAKAETPIEEFTPTPAFPALQYLESVDLEGVAWRAGLRTGDFLIEVNGVSVVKVGHRQVVSLIRQGGSRLIMKVVSVTRKPDTGDVVRKKAPPPPKRDPSTSLTLRSKSMTAELEELASMRRRRVEKLDEMLGNKEPVVVMRPRPPEDSRAATVKQRPTSRRITQAEISSLLERQGMPGPGSSLMGLDKGHMQLPRGMSRTKSFGAPEDERIAALIGEHRFPRSSSMTDSFRDNQSIPPPPQTAPPPPPTPYFMDSGPPPAFLPPPPPSRAANQTRSSFRPGAEPKIHGPVTTERQRKARSMIILQDTTHLPVEPTSIPRPATPTSGAPQERGRRRTPQVENPYANVGRLTAGLYTPTKPQRRKSPLVKQGQVEEGGGGAGGGGGDRLSAREPSPLGGGRIPHSSRAEQFQQQVLQERARITPPGARRRPSVFLSVEGGATEPQTTPLLSQSHSVDELAELPPPAPMLSPGPPTGACTFIHPLTGRPLDPSSPLALALAARERALSGRTTPNTLTPSPSPAPSPSRGVVERPETEGGATTPIVVEATPPQSWREEPRSIPDATQAEVIISSTSPVSGRSPEETPTPSSLTEAEHSPSIRAPSPAPPLAILSGRSLTMSSEEEPEPYTVTLPPALLSSSDEETREELRKIGLIPPPQPFANGLLIKETAKAPLTLSATATRPVAATGKCDSAADSGVEDPHLETTSTVSTVSSMSTLSSESADSAHGAKPRCVVGRGRPAALRDPLLKQSSDSELLPQAHGGAGTPGRPRYLFQRRSKLWGEVEPRTQQEGANEGRPAAMGAELLSKDTHSLGEEPIGAALDPGRRSPVGGARCKDDEESKS, encoded by the exons ATGCCTCTGAGTCCGTCAGCCGACACCAAACATGAGTCTCCCGACCGGCCACGGCAACAACACTCCCCTACCAACGGTAACCATGGAGATGACAGCATACGGGCCTCTGTCGGGAAAAAATCTGCCTCGGAACCCATGGAGGATCTCCACGGAAACGCCGTTGTCATTCGCATTGGAATCCCCGACCTGCAGCAAACA AAATGTCTGCGATTGGATCTGGAGGCTCCAGTATGGGTGTGTAAGCAGCGTGTGCTGGTGACTCTGACCCAGAGTCTGACCGATGTGCTCAACTACGGCCTGTACCTACCCGCCTTCAACGGCCGTGCTGGCAAGTTCCTGGACGAGGAGAGACTCCTCCGAGAATACCCACTACCCACGATCACCCCTGTCCCTTATCTAGAG ttCCGCTATAAGAGACGGGTTTACACTCAGAGCCATGTAGATGACAAGCAGCTTGCCAAACTTCACACCAAG GCCAACCTGAAGAAGTTTATGGATTGTGTGCAGCAAAAGTGCATTGAGAAGGTAGCCAGGTTCCTGGAGAAAGGACTGGACCCCAACTTCCATGATGCAGACACTGGAG AGTCTCCTCTGACTCTGGCAGCACAGCTCGACTCCAGTGCTGATCTGATTAAAGTTCTACGCAGTGGGGGGGCACATCTGGACTTCAGAACTCGAGACGGCATCACAGCATTGCATAAAGCTGTGCAGACAAGGAACCACATAGCACTTACA ACGCTGTTGGATCTGGGTGCCTCTCCTGATTATAAGGACAGTCGGGGTCTGACTCCCCTGTACCACAGTGCCATGGTGGGGGGAGACCCCTACTGCTGCGAACTGCTGCTCTATGACCACGCCCAGTTGGGGTACAGTGACGAAAATGGCTGGCAAGAGATCCACCAG GCCTGTCGTCATGGAAACGTGCAGCACCTGGAGCACTTGCTGTTTTACGGAGCTGAGATGAGCTCTCAAAATGCCTCAGGAAACACAGCTCTACACCTGTGTGCCCTATACAATCAG GATGGATGTGCCAGAGTTCTACTATTTCGAGGAGCGAATAAAGAAATTAAGAACTACAACAACCAGACAGCGTTTCAG GTTGCCATAATTGCCGGGAACTTTGACCTGGCAGAAATCATTAAGCTCCACAAAGCCTCTGATGTTG TGCCTTTCAGGGAATCCCCTTCCTACTCGTCACGTAGGCgtggtggtgggtgtgtctCCCCGCGCCGATCTCTGCTGCGCTCGGCCAGTGATAATGCTCTGGATGAGAACCTCCCCGCCCCGTCTCCTGCCCCGTCGCTCCGCAGCCTGCCCccaatggatgctgaggaggtcaCAGGCATTCAGCGCACCCAGCAAGGgacccaaacacacacccgCAGCCTCAGGAGACACACCCGTGGACACCTCAG TCCTGGCAGCCCTGTGCAGCGGGAACCCAGTCCTCCAGCCGTACCCCGGGGGCCAAAGCGCCGATTATACAGCGCGGTTCCTGGCAGAACCTTCATCGCCGTCAGCTCGCACGCACCGCAGGGCGAGGGAGAGATAACACTGAACCGAGGAGAGCGAGTTAAGG TGTTAAGTATAGGAGAGGGAGGGTTCTGGGAGGGCTCGGTAAAAGGAAGGACTGGCTGGTTTCCTGCCCACTGTGTGGAGGAAGTCCAGTTGAGACAATATGACCCAAGATTAG AGACACGAGAGGATCGCACAAAGAGGCTATTCAGGCATTATACCGTGGGCTCCTACGACAACTATACCTCCTATAG TGATTATGTAATTGAGGAGAAAAGTGCCACTCTGCAGAAGAGAGACAACGAGGGATTTGGATTTGTCCTGCGTGGGGCTAAAG CGGAGACCCCCATAGAGGAGTTCACACCCACACCTGCTTTTCCTGCTCTCCAGTACCTAGAGTCTGTGGACCTGGAGGGCGTGGCCTGGAGAGCAGGCCTTAGAACAGGAGACTTCCTGATTGAG GTTAATGGTGTGAGTGTGGTTAAGGTGGGACACCGGCAGGTGGTGTCTCTGATTCGTCAGGGTGGTAGTCGACTGATTATGAAGGTTGTGTCAGTGACCCGCAAGCCGGACACGGGAGATGTGGTCCGCAAGAAAG CTCCCCCTCCGCCCAAGAGAGATCCCAGCACCAGCTTGACACTACGATCCAAAAGCAtgacagcagagctggaggaacTCG CGTCCATGCGGAGGCGGAGAGTGG AAAAGCTTGATGAGATGCTGGGAAATAAGGAACCGGTCGTGGTGATGAGGCCACGTCCACCAGAAGACTCTCGAGCTGCCACAGTGAAGCAGAGACCAACCAGTCGACGCATCACACAGGCAGAGATCAGC TCTCTTTTGGAGAGGCAGGGGATGCCAGGACCAGGCAGTTCATTAATGGGTCTGGACAAAGGTCATATGCAGCTGCCGAGAGGCATGTCTCGAACCAAGTCTTTCG GAGCTCCTGAAGATGAAAGGATCGCTGCTCTGATTGGAGAGCATCGATTTCCACGGAGCTCCTCCATGACAGACAGCTTCAGGGACAATCAGAGCATCCCTCCTCCACCACAGACTGCACCACCTCCCCCACCAACTCCTTACTTCATGGACTCGGGCCCACCCCCGGCCTTTTTGCCTCCACCTCCCCCGTCGcgagcagccaatcagactcGCTCCAGCTTCCGTCCAGGGGCCGAGCCCAAAATCCATGGGCCAGTAACAACCGAGCGACAGAGAAAGGCTCGGTCCATGATCATCCTTCAGGACACCACCCACCTGCCTGTGGAGCCCACCTCTATTCCTCGGCCAGCTACTCCTACCTCAGGTGCCCCCCAAGAGCGAGGGCGCAGACGGACACCGCAAGTGGAGAACCCATATGCCAATGTGGGCCGCCTAACTGCTGGTCTGTACACCCCAACTAAACCTCAGCGGAGAAAGAGCCCTTTGGTCAAACAGGGACAAGTagaggagggtggaggaggagccggGGGAGGGGGCGGAGATCGGCTTTCAGCCAGGGAGCCTTCCCCCCTTGGGGGAGGCCGGATTCCACACAGCAGCCGTGCGGAGCAGTTCCAGCAGCAGGTGCTGCAGGAGCGGGCGCGAATCACACCTCCGGGGGCACGCCGTCGCCCcagtgtcttcctgtctgtggaGGGGGGTGCCACCGAGCCGCAGACAACGCCTCTGTTGTCCCAGTCGCACTCTGTGGATGAGCTGGCTGAACTGCCTCCACCCGCACCAATGCTGTCACCGGGACCTCCCACTGGGGCGTGCACGTTCATTCATCCTCTCACCGGCCGGCCTCTGGACCCGTCCTCTCCACTCGCTTTGGCCCTGGCTGCCCGCGAGCGAGCTTTGAGTGGACGGACCACCCCGAACACTCTAACTCCATCCCCCTCCCCAGCACCCAGTCCAAGCAGAGGAGTGGTTGAGAGgccagagacagagggaggggccACAACACCGATAGTGGTAGAAGCCACACCCCCACAGTCATGGAGGGAGGAGCCACGCAGTATCCCGGATGCAACACAAGCTGAGGTCATAATCAGCAGCACCAGTCCTGTTTCTGGCCGTAGTCCAGAGGAGACCCCCACCCCTTCAAGTTTGACAGAAGCTGAACACAGCCCATCAATAAGAGCTCCGTCCCCGGCCCCGCCCTTGGCAATTCTGTCTGGGCGAAGTTTGACCATGAGCTCTGAAGAGGAGCCGGAGCCATACACCGTGACCTTGCCCCCAGCCCTGCTGTCATCCAGCGATGAGGAGACAAGAGAGGAGCTGCGCAAAATTGGCCTCATCCCACCTCCTCAACCGTTTGCTAATGGCCTGCTGATCAAAGAAACGGCCAAAGCCCCTCTCACCCTATCAGCAACTGCCACTCGTCCCGTAGCGGCCACCGGCAAGTGTGACTCAGCTGCTGACTCCGGGGTTGAGGACCCCCACTTGGAGACAACTAGCACAGTATCCACAGTCTCCAGTATGTCGACTCTGTCTTCTGAAAGTGCCGATTCGGCCCATGGAGCCAAACCCCGGTGTGTCGTGGGTCGAGGGCGTCCAGCAGCTCTTAGAGATCCACTTCTAAAGCAATCATCTGACAGTGAACTGCTGCCTCAGGCACACGGGGGAGCTGGGACCCCAGGCCGGCCTCGCTACCTCTTTCAGAGGAGATCCAAACTCTGGGGGGAAGTGGAACCACGCACACAGCAAGAGGGGGCCAATGAGGGCCGTCCAGCAGCAATGGGGGCAGAGCTACTGAGCaaagacacacactctcttggGGAAGAACCAATCGGGGCTGCTCTTGACCCTGGCAGAAGGTCACCTGTGGGAGGAGCCAG ATGTAAGGACGATGAAGAAAGTAAATCGTAG
- the shank3b gene encoding SH3 and multiple ankyrin repeat domains protein 3 isoform X6, translated as MPLSPSADTKHESPDRPRQQHSPTNGNHGDDSIRASVGKKSASEPMEDLHGNAVVIRIGIPDLQQTKCLRLDLEAPVWVCKQRVLVTLTQSLTDVLNYGLYLPAFNGRAGKFLDEERLLREYPLPTITPVPYLEFRYKRRVYTQSHVDDKQLAKLHTKANLKKFMDCVQQKCIEKVARFLEKGLDPNFHDADTGESPLTLAAQLDSSADLIKVLRSGGAHLDFRTRDGITALHKAVQTRNHIALTTLLDLGASPDYKDSRGLTPLYHSAMVGGDPYCCELLLYDHAQLGYSDENGWQEIHQACRHGNVQHLEHLLFYGAEMSSQNASGNTALHLCALYNQDGCARVLLFRGANKEIKNYNNQTAFQVAIIAGNFDLAEIIKLHKASDVVPFRESPSYSSRRRGGGCVSPRRSLLRSASDNALDENLPAPSPAPSLRSLPPMDAEEVTGIQRTQQGTQTHTRSLRRHTRGHLSPGSPVQREPSPPAVPRGPKRRLYSAVPGRTFIAVSSHAPQGEGEITLNRGERVKVLSIGEGGFWEGSVKGRTGWFPAHCVEEVQLRQYDPRLETREDRTKRLFRHYTVGSYDNYTSYSDYVIEEKSATLQKRDNEGFGFVLRGAKAETPIEEFTPTPAFPALQYLESVDLEGVAWRAGLRTGDFLIEVNGVSVVKVGHRQVVSLIRQGGSRLIMKVVSVTRKPDTGDVVRKKAPPPPKRDPSTSLTLRSKSMTAELEELASMRRRRVEKLDEMLGNKEPVVVMRPRPPEDSRAATVKQRPTSRRITQAEISSLLERQGMPGPGSSLMGLDKGHMQLPRGMSRTKSFGAPEDERIAALIGEHRFPRSSSMTDSFRDNQSIPPPPQTAPPPPPTPYFMDSGPPPAFLPPPPPSRAANQTRSSFRPGAEPKIHGPVTTERQRKARSMIILQDTTHLPVEPTSIPRPATPTSGAPQERGRRRTPQVENPYANVGRLTAGLYTPTKPQRRKSPLVKQGQVEEGGGGAGGGGGDRLSAREPSPLGGGRIPHSSRAEQFQQQVLQERARITPPGARRRPSVFLSVEGGATEPQTTPLLSQSHSVDELAELPPPAPMLSPGPPTGACTFIHPLTGRPLDPSSPLALALAARERALSGRTTPNTLTPSPSPAPSPSRGVVERPETEGGATTPIVVEATPPQSWREEPRSIPDATQAEVIISSTSPVSGRSPEETPTPSSLTEAEHSPSIRAPSPAPPLAILSGRSLTMSSEEEPEPYTVTLPPALLSSSDEETREELRKIGLIPPPQPFANGLLIKETAKAPLTLSATATRPVAATGKCDSAADSGVEDPHLETTSTVSTVSSMSTLSSESADSAHGAKPRCVVGRGRPAALRDPLLKQSSDSELLPQAHGGAGTPGRPRYLFQRRSKLWGEVEPRTQQEGANEGRPAAMGAELLSKDTHSLGEEPIGAALDPGRRSPVGGAR; from the exons ATGCCTCTGAGTCCGTCAGCCGACACCAAACATGAGTCTCCCGACCGGCCACGGCAACAACACTCCCCTACCAACGGTAACCATGGAGATGACAGCATACGGGCCTCTGTCGGGAAAAAATCTGCCTCGGAACCCATGGAGGATCTCCACGGAAACGCCGTTGTCATTCGCATTGGAATCCCCGACCTGCAGCAAACA AAATGTCTGCGATTGGATCTGGAGGCTCCAGTATGGGTGTGTAAGCAGCGTGTGCTGGTGACTCTGACCCAGAGTCTGACCGATGTGCTCAACTACGGCCTGTACCTACCCGCCTTCAACGGCCGTGCTGGCAAGTTCCTGGACGAGGAGAGACTCCTCCGAGAATACCCACTACCCACGATCACCCCTGTCCCTTATCTAGAG ttCCGCTATAAGAGACGGGTTTACACTCAGAGCCATGTAGATGACAAGCAGCTTGCCAAACTTCACACCAAG GCCAACCTGAAGAAGTTTATGGATTGTGTGCAGCAAAAGTGCATTGAGAAGGTAGCCAGGTTCCTGGAGAAAGGACTGGACCCCAACTTCCATGATGCAGACACTGGAG AGTCTCCTCTGACTCTGGCAGCACAGCTCGACTCCAGTGCTGATCTGATTAAAGTTCTACGCAGTGGGGGGGCACATCTGGACTTCAGAACTCGAGACGGCATCACAGCATTGCATAAAGCTGTGCAGACAAGGAACCACATAGCACTTACA ACGCTGTTGGATCTGGGTGCCTCTCCTGATTATAAGGACAGTCGGGGTCTGACTCCCCTGTACCACAGTGCCATGGTGGGGGGAGACCCCTACTGCTGCGAACTGCTGCTCTATGACCACGCCCAGTTGGGGTACAGTGACGAAAATGGCTGGCAAGAGATCCACCAG GCCTGTCGTCATGGAAACGTGCAGCACCTGGAGCACTTGCTGTTTTACGGAGCTGAGATGAGCTCTCAAAATGCCTCAGGAAACACAGCTCTACACCTGTGTGCCCTATACAATCAG GATGGATGTGCCAGAGTTCTACTATTTCGAGGAGCGAATAAAGAAATTAAGAACTACAACAACCAGACAGCGTTTCAG GTTGCCATAATTGCCGGGAACTTTGACCTGGCAGAAATCATTAAGCTCCACAAAGCCTCTGATGTTG TGCCTTTCAGGGAATCCCCTTCCTACTCGTCACGTAGGCgtggtggtgggtgtgtctCCCCGCGCCGATCTCTGCTGCGCTCGGCCAGTGATAATGCTCTGGATGAGAACCTCCCCGCCCCGTCTCCTGCCCCGTCGCTCCGCAGCCTGCCCccaatggatgctgaggaggtcaCAGGCATTCAGCGCACCCAGCAAGGgacccaaacacacacccgCAGCCTCAGGAGACACACCCGTGGACACCTCAG TCCTGGCAGCCCTGTGCAGCGGGAACCCAGTCCTCCAGCCGTACCCCGGGGGCCAAAGCGCCGATTATACAGCGCGGTTCCTGGCAGAACCTTCATCGCCGTCAGCTCGCACGCACCGCAGGGCGAGGGAGAGATAACACTGAACCGAGGAGAGCGAGTTAAGG TGTTAAGTATAGGAGAGGGAGGGTTCTGGGAGGGCTCGGTAAAAGGAAGGACTGGCTGGTTTCCTGCCCACTGTGTGGAGGAAGTCCAGTTGAGACAATATGACCCAAGATTAG AGACACGAGAGGATCGCACAAAGAGGCTATTCAGGCATTATACCGTGGGCTCCTACGACAACTATACCTCCTATAG TGATTATGTAATTGAGGAGAAAAGTGCCACTCTGCAGAAGAGAGACAACGAGGGATTTGGATTTGTCCTGCGTGGGGCTAAAG CGGAGACCCCCATAGAGGAGTTCACACCCACACCTGCTTTTCCTGCTCTCCAGTACCTAGAGTCTGTGGACCTGGAGGGCGTGGCCTGGAGAGCAGGCCTTAGAACAGGAGACTTCCTGATTGAG GTTAATGGTGTGAGTGTGGTTAAGGTGGGACACCGGCAGGTGGTGTCTCTGATTCGTCAGGGTGGTAGTCGACTGATTATGAAGGTTGTGTCAGTGACCCGCAAGCCGGACACGGGAGATGTGGTCCGCAAGAAAG CTCCCCCTCCGCCCAAGAGAGATCCCAGCACCAGCTTGACACTACGATCCAAAAGCAtgacagcagagctggaggaacTCG CGTCCATGCGGAGGCGGAGAGTGG AAAAGCTTGATGAGATGCTGGGAAATAAGGAACCGGTCGTGGTGATGAGGCCACGTCCACCAGAAGACTCTCGAGCTGCCACAGTGAAGCAGAGACCAACCAGTCGACGCATCACACAGGCAGAGATCAGC TCTCTTTTGGAGAGGCAGGGGATGCCAGGACCAGGCAGTTCATTAATGGGTCTGGACAAAGGTCATATGCAGCTGCCGAGAGGCATGTCTCGAACCAAGTCTTTCG GAGCTCCTGAAGATGAAAGGATCGCTGCTCTGATTGGAGAGCATCGATTTCCACGGAGCTCCTCCATGACAGACAGCTTCAGGGACAATCAGAGCATCCCTCCTCCACCACAGACTGCACCACCTCCCCCACCAACTCCTTACTTCATGGACTCGGGCCCACCCCCGGCCTTTTTGCCTCCACCTCCCCCGTCGcgagcagccaatcagactcGCTCCAGCTTCCGTCCAGGGGCCGAGCCCAAAATCCATGGGCCAGTAACAACCGAGCGACAGAGAAAGGCTCGGTCCATGATCATCCTTCAGGACACCACCCACCTGCCTGTGGAGCCCACCTCTATTCCTCGGCCAGCTACTCCTACCTCAGGTGCCCCCCAAGAGCGAGGGCGCAGACGGACACCGCAAGTGGAGAACCCATATGCCAATGTGGGCCGCCTAACTGCTGGTCTGTACACCCCAACTAAACCTCAGCGGAGAAAGAGCCCTTTGGTCAAACAGGGACAAGTagaggagggtggaggaggagccggGGGAGGGGGCGGAGATCGGCTTTCAGCCAGGGAGCCTTCCCCCCTTGGGGGAGGCCGGATTCCACACAGCAGCCGTGCGGAGCAGTTCCAGCAGCAGGTGCTGCAGGAGCGGGCGCGAATCACACCTCCGGGGGCACGCCGTCGCCCcagtgtcttcctgtctgtggaGGGGGGTGCCACCGAGCCGCAGACAACGCCTCTGTTGTCCCAGTCGCACTCTGTGGATGAGCTGGCTGAACTGCCTCCACCCGCACCAATGCTGTCACCGGGACCTCCCACTGGGGCGTGCACGTTCATTCATCCTCTCACCGGCCGGCCTCTGGACCCGTCCTCTCCACTCGCTTTGGCCCTGGCTGCCCGCGAGCGAGCTTTGAGTGGACGGACCACCCCGAACACTCTAACTCCATCCCCCTCCCCAGCACCCAGTCCAAGCAGAGGAGTGGTTGAGAGgccagagacagagggaggggccACAACACCGATAGTGGTAGAAGCCACACCCCCACAGTCATGGAGGGAGGAGCCACGCAGTATCCCGGATGCAACACAAGCTGAGGTCATAATCAGCAGCACCAGTCCTGTTTCTGGCCGTAGTCCAGAGGAGACCCCCACCCCTTCAAGTTTGACAGAAGCTGAACACAGCCCATCAATAAGAGCTCCGTCCCCGGCCCCGCCCTTGGCAATTCTGTCTGGGCGAAGTTTGACCATGAGCTCTGAAGAGGAGCCGGAGCCATACACCGTGACCTTGCCCCCAGCCCTGCTGTCATCCAGCGATGAGGAGACAAGAGAGGAGCTGCGCAAAATTGGCCTCATCCCACCTCCTCAACCGTTTGCTAATGGCCTGCTGATCAAAGAAACGGCCAAAGCCCCTCTCACCCTATCAGCAACTGCCACTCGTCCCGTAGCGGCCACCGGCAAGTGTGACTCAGCTGCTGACTCCGGGGTTGAGGACCCCCACTTGGAGACAACTAGCACAGTATCCACAGTCTCCAGTATGTCGACTCTGTCTTCTGAAAGTGCCGATTCGGCCCATGGAGCCAAACCCCGGTGTGTCGTGGGTCGAGGGCGTCCAGCAGCTCTTAGAGATCCACTTCTAAAGCAATCATCTGACAGTGAACTGCTGCCTCAGGCACACGGGGGAGCTGGGACCCCAGGCCGGCCTCGCTACCTCTTTCAGAGGAGATCCAAACTCTGGGGGGAAGTGGAACCACGCACACAGCAAGAGGGGGCCAATGAGGGCCGTCCAGCAGCAATGGGGGCAGAGCTACTGAGCaaagacacacactctcttggGGAAGAACCAATCGGGGCTGCTCTTGACCCTGGCAGAAGGTCACCTGTGGGAGGAGCCAGGTAA